TCAGCCTGCGGCAGATGGTGGAGTGGTCCGGCCGGGGGCAAATGTATTACATCTAGTGCGGCAAATCTGCAAACTCTTATTATGTAAGTGTTTACAACATTTTAAACTCTCCTTGTTAAACTCAACTTAACACCCAGAACACCCTTCCAAAAGCCGCCTTGAACAAGTCCCCTCGTGATTCGCCTGGTGTGTGGACAAGGTGTTTTTGGCACAAACCGCCCTTTCAGAGCAGCCGGAACTTTTGGCAGCCAACCCGGCCACGGTGGTATAAAATTCGCATCGAAGGCTGGATGTCCGGCCGTGTGGCTTTTTGACAGTTGAAGGTGGTCCAGATTCCCAGGGTTTCCCCGTCGGAGGCCCTGTTGCAGATACACGCAACCCCGGCAAGGATCCCCTGAAACTCGAGGGGTTTGATCTGTCCGGCGCGTTCGCCGCGTCGGTGTCGTGGATCGGCGACACGGTGGAGAGCCCCGGCCATGCCATCGGCGTCTGGCAAAGTGACGAGGAAATCCTCCCGGCCCCGGACTCGATGCGCATTGACACGGGTGTGGCCCCCGGCGGCGCCAAGAAGACCGACAAGTTCTTCACCGATCTCACCCCGTAACACGGCCACAACGCCATTGTTTGCACCGGCGTGCCGCCGCAGAAGGATGTGGCCCGGGAGAAGTGACTCGAGAATAAAGGCCGTTCTTATGATGACAATGACGAGATTCTCCTGTATTGTAATTCTGCTCTTTCAGGGCTTCAATGTATACGGCGGCAGCGCCCTGAGAAATGCATCCGCCGGGCGAAATTATCCCGAAAACGAATTGCTGGCGCGTCCCGCGCTCCGCATCACCGTTGGGCAGCGTGACGCGGACATTGTGGGCGCCGACAACCGCGCGCTTCAGGCCGCGGTGGACTATGTGGGCCAATTCGGCGGCGGCGTGGTCGAGGTGGGACCCGGCGAGTATCTGATGCACGATTCGCTGCACATGCGCAGTGGCGTTACGCTGCGCGGGGCGGGCAAAGCGACGGTGTTGAAGAAGAGCGAAGAGGTGCGCAGTCTGCTGGCCGCCGACGGCGATTTCGGCGAGTGCGCCATTACCGTCCAGAACCCGGAAGGATTCGAAATCGGACGCGGGGTCCATATCGCCACGAAGCGTGTGCATGGTTTTCACACCATCTGCGCCACCATCCTGAATAAACAGGACAACTATCTGACCCTGAGCCGTCCGCTCAATGCGGACTGCATGATGGTGGACGAGGCGAATGCGGCGACGATCTTCCCCGTCATCAGCGCCTACCATGTGGAGGACTTCCGCGTCGAGAACATCACGATTGACGGCAACCGGGACAGGAATAGCCGCATAAACGGCTGCCGCGGCGCAGGCATTTTCTTCTACCAGGGCGATGCGGGCATTGTGGAAAATTGCACCGTGCGCGACTACAGCGGCGACGGCATCAGCTTCCAGCAGTCGAATGACGTTCAGGTGCTGAATTGCATTGTCGAAAACTGTGCCGGTGGCGGCATCCATCCCGGCAGCGGGTCGCAACGGGCTGTCGTGCGCAGCTGCAAGGCGCGACACAACGATGCGGATGGTTTCTTTTTCTGCTGGCGTGTGCGCCATGCCGTAGTCGAAGACAACGAGTTTTGTAACAACGGCGCAACGGGCATCTCCATTGGCCATAAAGACACGGACAACCTCATCCGGCGCAACCTGATCGCGGGCAATGCCAAGGGTGGGGTTCATTGGCGCGATGAGACCGAACCCATGGCCGCCCATAACATCACCTTCACGGAAAATGCGGTGCGGAACAACGGGCCCTTCGGCCTGCATATCGAAGGCGCAACGCAGGGCACGGTCATCCGAAACAACACCATCGAATGTGACGACCCGGAATGTGTGGGTGTTCGCATCGGCGAAAAGACGGCAGATGCAGTAATCAAAGAGAACGAAATAAATGCCGCACAAAAAATATTGGACAATCGAGTTCACAGTGAAAGGGAATCAAAGATATGATTCTCGGATTGCACCATTTTCTTTTTATGATGCTGGCGTTGACCGTAACGTGCAGCCCCGCCGTTAGTGAAGTGCCTGGGGATGCCGCCGGCAACACCGCGACACCAATACGCGTCGTGGAAATTGACCGCGGCCATTCGTGGGTCAGCCCATACTGGGGATACAACGCGCCAAAACTGGTATTCGATGGGAGGGCCTATTATACCGCGGGTCTGTGGGGTGCAAAACCCGAATCAGCGGAAGCCCTGCTCTACAAATATGAGGGTGCAACGTGGCGCAAAGGCGCCCAATTATCGAATGTATATCAGCCAATCACCATGGTCGTGGATCGGGCTGGCCGGTTGATCATAGCCCATACTGAACAGTCGGCGCCTTTGCGTATTTATCGTTCAATAACGCCCGGTGATATTGTGGATCTGGAGCGTTTGCCAAGCCCCCCTGACATGGAAAACGCTTACTACATCAGCATCGCAATACAGAATGAGGTTCTTTTCCTCGCATACATTTCCACTCCGAATTACTCAATGTTCTTGCAGGCATTGAATCTGACATCCCTGCAATGGACGCCGAGCAGGCTTGTCTGCCAGGGGCAAACCGAAAAGAAACCAAAAACGGCTTGGACTTACCCGATCCTGTATCCGACCGAAGAAGGCCTTCATCTTGTAGCTTCAAACAGTCCAGACGGTGGTGAAGGAAACACCTATAATCAGGTTTGGCATCTCTTTTACGTGAAAGACGCAGCGGAACCGTCAGTGTGTGAAATGGTCGCGGATTCTCCGGTGGGGCACAATGCATTCGCGATGGATTTTTTAGCAGATAAACAGGGGCGCTGTCATCTGCTCTTCAACTGGAATCAACATGTGTATGGCGACCCCCTGCCTGCCGGAATGTCCGAGGCAGGATTGTATTACGCATGGCGTGATCCCGCCACGGAGAAATGGCGCGAAACGCGGTTAGGCCCTGTAAGCACTGCCGGATTCCTCGAATTGGGAGAGGAACTGGTCGTGGTTACTGCGCAAAATGGCATATATCGCCTGAACAGCCGAGAACAGAACTCGGAAACGGGCACGACGCTTTGGGAACCAGATAGTATTGCTGGAATACCAGGGTTTATTGATACCTTGTCCCGAGCGAGTGGGAGTGTTTCCCCGGAGGGTGTCGCACTGGTCATGGATTCCCTGTTGCCGGATGAGAGGGAACAGTCCCAAACCCGGATTCTGTGGTCGGTCATTCCGGAGAAATGAGATGCCAATTGACAACAACAGCGCCAGAACCTCGTGTAGATGCGGGAGACCCGCTCCGCTTCGCCCCCATGGGTAAGCTGCGGCGGCCCTCCCATGCGATTACATTTACGGCGGCAGGAATATGGCTGTTTTGCAGTCGCAATACGTGCTACGCAAAGGATAATGAAAAATCGTGTTCACCATGAAAAGGAACCAGGGAAATGATTCACCGACTGTGCCATTCTCTGCTTATCACGCTGGCGCTGGCCACACTTTGGACCGTTGCCGGCGGCGAGGAACCTGCAGATGCCGCTCCCCCCTGGGATGGTGTCGAGCGCGTAGGCCCGCCGACGCTTTACAGCCCGCCGGTGGACCGCTTTCGTTTCGGGACGCCGGATGTCTCCAATCCCGCCTTCTATCCCATCCCGCAGGACCCGGTGACCCGGGACACCTACATGAAATGGATGGAGGAGATGGAACTCTTTGATGTGGCGAAGACGCCGAACGCGGGGCTTGGTGGTCCGCAGAATTTCATGCCGGTGCTGGTGAAGTACGTGGAGACCGGTGAGCGGCAATGGGGCGAGGCCATCGTCGCCATGCTCAAGGACTGGCACCGCGCCATGCTGGAGGAAGTGGCGAATAAGGGCTGGACGGAGCAGTTTATCGAAGAGCCTTGCTTCATTCCCCTTTACCGAAAACATCTGATTGCCGGGGGCTTGATGAGGGAAGACGACGCGTGGTTCCGCGAGCTCTGGCTGGATTATTGCCGCAACGTGCATGTGTGGGGCACCAAGCCCACCGAATGGCGCGGCGGCTGTCATCGCGCCGTGCCGGAGGCGCTCATGAAGGGACTTGCCGTCCAATGGTACCCGGACATCCCGGAGGCGGCGCACTGGAAACGCTACGCGGAACTCGGTTTCGGCGACTTCTGGAAGAACAAGGAAGTGCAGCAGAACGACACGGGCTATTTCCCCGGACCCATCTTCATGCTGCTGTGCTGCGGGGAACAATACCTTGGCGATGACCGCGTGCTCACCGACCCCGGCATGCAGCGGCTCTGGCAGCGCCTGATGGTCGAGGTGACGCCGGACGGCGCGGTGAACCCCTACGGTCCCAACGGCGGATGGAACAGCACGGCGGGCTTCCGCCTTTTCGCGCTGGAGCGCGCTGCGGCAAAGACGGGCAACGGCGAATACCGCTACGCCGCGCACAAGGTCATGAACTACATCCGCGCCCAGTCAGGCCCCATCAAGAGCGACGCCTACCTGCGCTGCCGGGAAACAGGCCAGCATGTGGCGCTGGCGTGGTTGTTCGCCGATGATTCGGTTATGCCGGTCATGCCTTCCCCAGGTTCGCTCTGGAACCTGCGCATGGAGGCCGCCCGCGTGCCGCATACCGACAAGGAAGTCGGGGAAAAGCTGTTCGGCAACATTGACCCCGATCCGGATAAGGGCCACCTGTGCTGCGCCTGGTGGCTCACCGGAAAGGAATGGCCGGACAAACTGGTTCTGCGCAGCGGCTGGAATCCGGGCGACTTTTTCGCCCTTGTCGAGTTGCACCCCAACAGTTGCCCCGCCAACGCAGGCGGCATCATGGGCATGAATCGCTGGGGCGCCGCCTTCACGCAAGTCGTCACCAGCAAGGGCTCCTCCTATGAGAACCGGCTCATGGTGGTGGACGTGGACGGCGCCGCGAAGCGCCGCTATCATCCCGACCCCCTGCGCTTTGACGAAGAATGGCGCCTCGGAACAATGCCCGACATCCAGTCCGAGGTCGTTTTCTTCGAGGATCGGTCCGACGCCGCCTTTGCCCGGGTGCGCGTGAAAAATATGGACGGCCTGCCCGTGGTCTACGACCGCGAATTCGTGTTCGTGAAGAACCGTTTCCTCGCCACCCGCGAGATGATCACCTTCGAGGAATCCTTCAAAGCCCGCGTGGCGCCGTTGTGGAACACCCGCAACGTCGGCGCCCAGATCGGTGCACACTGGGCGAACACCTTCATGGGTTCGCTGGCGGCCAGCAACGGACAAGTGGAGATGTACAACCCGCCAGCGGAACTGCTCGTCTGGTTTGCCCCGCGCAACGACTGCCGCCTCCAGGTCGTGGACCGGTTGTCCGAAGACGCGCGTGCAATCGCCTGCCCCGCCCAGGTGCGCTATCTCTGGGAAGGCACGCCCAACGCGGGCGACACCCTCGTGTTCACGCAGGTCTACTATCCGCATGCCCCGTACAAGCCGACCATCAGCAGCAACCACGCGGGCGCTGAAGCCGTCTACGCCAACGAACTGCAGACCACCGCCGGTGCGTCGGGCATCCAGGTGGTGCGTGACGATCCCGAAGCCACCATCCTGCGCCTCGAACTGGAGCCCGGCAGCGTCGAGTGGGTTGTTTTCAATCCCGACGAGACGGAATTGGAAGTCGCGGGACAGCAAACCAAGAGCGCTTACGAGTACAATAAGTAAAGAAGAAATAACCCATGAGAGGCCTGCAAGCCTGAATCGTATTACTCATGAACAAGGAACAGAATAATGACCGTTATCACAGCGACCGTGTTGATTATGTGTGGGATGCAGTCCGGCACAGCGGCGGACTTCGGTGCCTTCTCCGTGTCGCAGCTGCAGTGCGTTATCGGCAACAACGCTGCCGCGGGGGAGCATCGCGCGGGGTATAACGGCGTTTTTCAATTGACAGCGCCCGATGCGCCGAAAAACGCTTTCGTGCCGCTCTATGCGGGACTGAATCTGGAGCATTATTTTGACGCGGCAACGGTCTCCGAAGACCGCGCCGTATTTTTCGAGCCGCGTAACGCGTCCATGTCGTTTCAAATGCTGGACGAAAACACCGCGGAACTGCATCAGCCGACCACGCCCCATTTCGGCGTGGAAAGTTGGACGCGCCTCACCGTAAAAGATCCCTGTTATGTGGATATGGACTTTCGTTGCGTGCCGCGCAAGGCGGGGTTGGCGGGTAACGTGCTGGGCGTGTTCTGGGCGTCCTACATCAACGCGCCCGAGGACAAGAGCCTCTATTTCTTGAGCGAAGGTTCCTCGCTCGACGCGCCGAAATAGTCGCAGTATTGCACACTGCAGCATGGCCG
This portion of the Candidatus Hydrogenedentota bacterium genome encodes:
- a CDS encoding BNR-4 repeat-containing protein, producing the protein MILGLHHFLFMMLALTVTCSPAVSEVPGDAAGNTATPIRVVEIDRGHSWVSPYWGYNAPKLVFDGRAYYTAGLWGAKPESAEALLYKYEGATWRKGAQLSNVYQPITMVVDRAGRLIIAHTEQSAPLRIYRSITPGDIVDLERLPSPPDMENAYYISIAIQNEVLFLAYISTPNYSMFLQALNLTSLQWTPSRLVCQGQTEKKPKTAWTYPILYPTEEGLHLVASNSPDGGEGNTYNQVWHLFYVKDAAEPSVCEMVADSPVGHNAFAMDFLADKQGRCHLLFNWNQHVYGDPLPAGMSEAGLYYAWRDPATEKWRETRLGPVSTAGFLELGEELVVVTAQNGIYRLNSREQNSETGTTLWEPDSIAGIPGFIDTLSRASGSVSPEGVALVMDSLLPDEREQSQTRILWSVIPEK
- a CDS encoding right-handed parallel beta-helix repeat-containing protein: MMTMTRFSCIVILLFQGFNVYGGSALRNASAGRNYPENELLARPALRITVGQRDADIVGADNRALQAAVDYVGQFGGGVVEVGPGEYLMHDSLHMRSGVTLRGAGKATVLKKSEEVRSLLAADGDFGECAITVQNPEGFEIGRGVHIATKRVHGFHTICATILNKQDNYLTLSRPLNADCMMVDEANAATIFPVISAYHVEDFRVENITIDGNRDRNSRINGCRGAGIFFYQGDAGIVENCTVRDYSGDGISFQQSNDVQVLNCIVENCAGGGIHPGSGSQRAVVRSCKARHNDADGFFFCWRVRHAVVEDNEFCNNGATGISIGHKDTDNLIRRNLIAGNAKGGVHWRDETEPMAAHNITFTENAVRNNGPFGLHIEGATQGTVIRNNTIECDDPECVGVRIGEKTADAVIKENEINAAQKILDNRVHSERESKI